A window of Clostridium botulinum BKT015925 contains these coding sequences:
- a CDS encoding phosphatidylserine decarboxylase yields the protein MIKYFNRSDKTYEIEKVAGDNYLKWIYSSPIGLNLLEIIIKKKLFSKFYGKFCNTKYSRKKIDTFIKEFNIDEGEFKSSKSNFKSFNDFFYRELKKESRPIDYSKNILISPCDGRLLVYENIDIKNLIQVKNLTYSLEELFKNKKLSEKYIGGTCLLLRLAPVDYHRFHFIDDGMCENTVKIPGSYYSVNPIALETIPKLFCENKREFSLFHSENFGDVVYVDVGATCVGSIIQTYKPYSKIRKGDEKGYFKFGGSTIILFFEKNRIMVDKDIIEQSMKNIECKVSMGERLGIKL from the coding sequence ATGATTAAATACTTTAATAGAAGTGATAAAACCTATGAAATAGAAAAAGTAGCTGGCGATAACTATTTAAAATGGATTTATTCCTCACCTATAGGATTAAACCTTTTAGAAATCATTATAAAGAAAAAGTTATTTTCAAAGTTCTATGGAAAGTTTTGTAATACAAAATACAGTAGAAAAAAAATAGATACATTTATTAAAGAATTTAATATAGATGAAGGAGAATTTAAATCATCTAAATCTAATTTTAAATCTTTTAATGACTTTTTTTATAGAGAATTGAAAAAAGAATCTCGTCCTATAGATTATTCTAAAAATATATTAATATCACCTTGTGATGGAAGACTTTTAGTTTATGAAAATATAGATATTAAAAATCTTATTCAAGTTAAAAATCTTACATACTCATTAGAAGAACTATTTAAAAATAAAAAGTTGTCCGAAAAATATATAGGAGGTACTTGTCTTCTTTTAAGATTAGCACCTGTTGACTATCATAGATTTCATTTTATAGATGATGGAATGTGTGAAAATACCGTTAAAATTCCAGGATCATACTACTCAGTAAATCCTATAGCCCTTGAAACAATACCAAAGTTATTCTGTGAAAATAAAAGAGAATTTAGTTTGTTTCATTCTGAAAACTTTGGAGATGTGGTATACGTTGATGTTGGCGCTACTTGTGTTGGATCTATAATTCAAACATATAAACCTTACTCAAAAATACGTAAAGGCGATGAAAAAGGTTATTTTAAATTTGGAGGCTCTACCATAATTCTATTTTTTGAGAAAAATAGAATTATGGTAGATAAAGATATTATTGAACAGAGTATGAAAAATATAGAATGCAAAGTATCTATGGGGGAAAGACTAGGGATTAAACTATAA
- a CDS encoding hybrid sensor histidine kinase/response regulator yields the protein MQIKNCLYINNQDFNLTELPDFIKKKAIESLDCKKKVIIFTDSVDNNSLKDMFGEFSKFLNENINYKNLIIEVFDCDEPSLRYPLQFITNTYNSNNNLFIIWDIKNIVKDKEHLHIAINNFKDILNLSKYRDIENLLYIQNRKYDFEFFYEFCKNFERIIVYNNDKDLIFDDKAEFYKLINFICSYAALKHQNENLLLFNNTMSNIPMSFHKDDFKENIMSQLIRVCELSFCCLYTSNKEHENILSLDRCYGITKTHRYYLFNDTDFIKFQQDINKYIMSSGKSLNLCVDYIKNKVVKDEFLKLNIKSVLGISVQYHNDIKGVMWVGRYEDNINNMDKDISYIESMCKTMFCLIQEQKKFFNLKNKFIENEKLRAMGEMAAGIAHDINNILTPIIGSVQLLKDKYFEDNIIQRQLKVIEMCAYDATNIINKLKKITKSANDNNEVDIFNVNEIIIDAISLTKNKWFTESILNGIKISISTNLNSKEKIQGNITEIREVIINIISNAVDAIKELGSIDISTKDEDNFVIIEIKDNGVGINDQIGDKIFEPFFTTKGKKGSGLGLSIAYQIIHSIDGVIHCKSAKDIGTKFVIKVPICNIKKINYNKKLKKDFGYVSKNVLVIDDNVDVRNILFQIIKSITKCKVKVLDPINIDEVEKELKKRKYDIVICDFSMPNVNGIEIAKKVKEVNLDTYFCLMTGWIGTLNEESTIFVDEILNKPLTKETIQDFFNRYENICSLN from the coding sequence ATGCAAATCAAAAACTGTTTATATATAAATAATCAAGACTTCAATTTAACAGAATTACCTGATTTCATAAAGAAAAAAGCAATAGAGTCCTTAGATTGCAAAAAAAAAGTTATTATATTTACAGATAGTGTAGATAATAACAGTTTAAAAGATATGTTTGGGGAATTTTCTAAATTTTTAAATGAAAATATAAATTATAAAAATTTAATTATAGAAGTATTCGATTGTGACGAGCCTAGTTTAAGATATCCATTACAGTTTATTACAAATACATATAACTCTAATAATAATTTATTTATTATATGGGATATAAAAAATATAGTAAAAGATAAAGAGCATTTACATATAGCAATTAATAATTTTAAAGATATATTAAATTTATCTAAATATAGAGATATAGAAAATTTGCTATATATACAAAATAGAAAATATGATTTTGAATTTTTTTATGAATTTTGTAAAAATTTTGAGAGAATCATTGTTTATAACAATGATAAAGATTTAATTTTTGATGATAAAGCTGAATTTTATAAGCTTATTAATTTTATATGTTCTTACGCAGCATTAAAACATCAAAATGAAAACTTATTATTATTTAATAATACTATGTCTAATATTCCTATGAGTTTTCACAAGGATGATTTTAAAGAAAATATAATGAGTCAATTAATAAGGGTATGTGAATTAAGTTTTTGCTGTTTATATACATCTAATAAGGAACATGAAAATATTCTATCTTTGGATAGATGTTATGGAATAACTAAGACACATAGATATTATTTATTTAATGACACTGATTTTATAAAATTTCAACAAGATATAAATAAATATATAATGTCTAGTGGGAAAAGTTTAAATTTATGTGTTGATTATATAAAGAATAAAGTTGTAAAAGATGAATTTTTAAAATTAAATATTAAATCTGTATTGGGAATAAGTGTACAATATCATAATGACATTAAAGGTGTTATGTGGGTAGGAAGGTATGAGGACAATATAAACAATATGGATAAAGATATAAGTTATATTGAATCAATGTGTAAAACCATGTTTTGTCTAATACAAGAACAGAAAAAATTTTTTAATCTTAAAAATAAATTTATTGAAAATGAAAAACTTAGAGCTATGGGAGAAATGGCAGCAGGAATAGCACACGATATTAATAATATATTAACACCTATTATAGGGTCCGTTCAGCTTTTAAAAGATAAATATTTTGAAGATAATATAATCCAAAGACAATTGAAAGTAATAGAAATGTGCGCATATGATGCTACCAATATAATAAATAAATTGAAAAAAATTACTAAAAGTGCTAATGATAATAATGAAGTTGATATATTTAATGTTAATGAAATAATAATAGATGCAATTTCATTAACTAAAAATAAATGGTTTACAGAAAGTATATTAAATGGAATTAAAATAAGTATATCCACAAATTTAAATTCTAAAGAAAAAATACAAGGAAATATAACTGAAATAAGAGAAGTTATAATAAATATTATAAGTAATGCAGTGGATGCAATAAAGGAACTAGGAAGTATAGATATATCCACTAAGGATGAAGACAATTTTGTAATAATAGAGATTAAAGATAATGGAGTTGGAATAAATGATCAAATAGGAGATAAGATATTTGAGCCTTTTTTTACTACAAAAGGGAAAAAAGGTTCAGGACTAGGGTTAAGTATAGCTTATCAAATAATACATTCTATTGATGGAGTTATTCATTGTAAAAGTGCTAAAGATATAGGAACTAAATTTGTAATAAAGGTGCCAATATGTAATATTAAGAAGATTAATTATAATAAGAAATTAAAAAAGGATTTTGGATATGTTTCAAAAAATGTACTTGTTATAGATGATAACGTAGATGTTAGAAATATATTATTTCAAATTATAAAATCTATTACAAAATGTAAAGTTAAAGTTTTAGATCCAATAAACATTGATGAGGTAGAAAAAGAACTTAAAAAAAGAAAATATGATATAGTTATATGTGATTTTTCTATGCCAAATGTAAATGGAATTGAAATAGCTAAAAAAGTAAAAGAAGTTAATTTAGATACATATTTTTGTTTAATGACCGGATGGATAGGAACATTAAATGAAGAAAGTACGATATTTGTAGATGAAATTTTAAACAAGCCACTTACAAAAGAAACAATACAAGATTTTTTCAATAGATATGAAAATATATGTTCATTAAACTAG
- a CDS encoding glycerophosphodiester phosphodiesterase, with amino-acid sequence MKYFKSEFTKIIEDFKFGWSEFLKYELATKLILTILIMPIFSFSISLLMKNKGASVLANSQILKFGLSKQGVLSLAILYIMAVFVILIEIGGLIVISSSLMARKKEYKFYSILGFCLKKIPKFIGIGGIYAVLFYIAFINFIGMQDYSVFGIYLELPGFIQTYIDESTLLSVIELGIVLLIIFLFIRWIFTFHFIVLENKSSKEALKESWLLVRKNFKKVIKYFIAIFIITTILIFIAYFSWSIIIHRLINTFNYNSYWGRVFIVAIILIRKFIGFLVFFIFSPLQIHWITRLFYSLRKNNDNESTISNIKIKEKPSILDRLFLKKKIIICFSILVVVLLSVIIGFIADDNLDIIQNVKVTAHRGNTLNAPENTLASIKSAIDCKADFAEIDVVESKDSKVFLSHNFNLKKSTGVDENSWNISYDDVKKLDGGVIRNRMPLLEEAIKLAKGKIKLNIEIKANENEKDIVENVVKIIEKESFIESCVVTSLDYDTIQKVKKLNPRIKTGYIIYLAKGNVEKLNTDFYSVEESLVSEDLISKAHSMGREVHVWTVNNEWNMDKFIELGVDNIITDESEILIQRLKDIKRDSPFKRFLEMILNL; translated from the coding sequence ATGAAATATTTTAAGAGTGAATTTACAAAAATTATTGAAGATTTTAAATTTGGGTGGAGTGAATTTCTTAAATATGAATTGGCTACAAAACTTATTTTAACAATACTTATAATGCCCATATTTTCATTTTCAATAAGTTTGCTTATGAAAAATAAAGGAGCATCAGTTCTTGCAAATAGTCAAATATTAAAATTTGGATTATCAAAGCAAGGAGTATTGTCTTTAGCTATTTTATATATTATGGCAGTCTTTGTAATACTTATTGAAATAGGAGGGCTTATAGTAATAAGTAGCTCATTAATGGCTAGAAAAAAGGAATATAAGTTTTATTCTATATTAGGATTTTGTTTAAAAAAGATTCCTAAATTTATTGGAATAGGTGGAATATATGCTGTATTATTTTATATAGCATTTATAAATTTTATTGGTATGCAGGACTATTCTGTATTTGGAATATATTTAGAACTGCCTGGTTTTATACAAACTTATATTGATGAAAGTACATTACTATCAGTTATAGAACTAGGAATAGTATTGTTGATAATATTTTTATTTATTAGATGGATATTTACATTTCATTTTATAGTATTAGAAAATAAATCATCTAAAGAAGCACTAAAAGAAAGTTGGTTACTTGTAAGAAAAAACTTTAAAAAGGTAATAAAATATTTTATTGCTATATTTATTATAACTACTATATTAATTTTCATAGCTTATTTTTCATGGAGTATTATTATTCATAGATTAATAAACACATTTAATTATAATTCCTATTGGGGAAGAGTATTTATAGTAGCCATTATATTAATAAGAAAGTTTATTGGATTTTTAGTTTTCTTTATATTTTCACCATTACAAATTCATTGGATAACAAGATTATTTTACTCTTTAAGAAAAAATAATGATAATGAAAGTACAATTTCAAATATAAAGATTAAAGAAAAACCAAGTATATTAGATAGATTATTTTTAAAGAAAAAAATAATAATCTGTTTTTCAATTTTAGTAGTAGTATTGTTAAGTGTAATAATTGGATTTATTGCAGATGATAATTTAGACATAATTCAAAATGTAAAAGTAACAGCACATAGAGGTAATACATTAAATGCACCTGAAAATACTTTGGCATCTATAAAATCGGCTATAGATTGTAAAGCTGATTTTGCAGAAATTGATGTTGTAGAAAGTAAAGATAGCAAAGTTTTTTTATCACATAATTTTAATTTAAAAAAATCTACCGGAGTAGATGAGAATTCATGGAATATATCATATGATGATGTGAAAAAATTAGATGGTGGAGTTATAAGAAATAGAATGCCTTTATTAGAAGAGGCAATTAAACTTGCAAAAGGGAAAATAAAATTAAATATTGAAATAAAAGCTAATGAAAATGAAAAGGATATAGTTGAAAATGTAGTAAAAATTATAGAAAAGGAAAGTTTTATAGAATCTTGTGTAGTTACTTCATTAGATTATGATACCATTCAAAAAGTAAAAAAATTAAATCCTAGAATTAAAACAGGATATATAATATATTTAGCTAAAGGAAACGTAGAAAAATTAAATACTGACTTTTATAGTGTAGAAGAATCTTTAGTTTCTGAGGATTTAATTTCTAAAGCTCATTCTATGGGAAGAGAAGTTCATGTTTGGACAGTAAATAATGAATGGAATATGGATAAGTTTATTGAATTAGGTGTTGATAATATAATAACCGATGAATCTGAGATATTAATACAACGATTAAAGGATATTAAAAGAGATTCTCCATTTAAAAGATTTTTAGAAATGATTTTAAATTTATAA
- a CDS encoding MBL fold metallo-hydrolase — protein MRIMVIGYWGAYPEKNEATTGYLLQSGDHNILVDCGSGILSKVQEYIPLNKIDSVILSHYHGDHAADVIPLQYEVGISKKLGKRNKQIQIYGHNLSSQFNELTSKGVSNGNKIDDNIEVTIGKLKVNFKWVKHPVPTLAMRFEEDGKVFAYSGDTEWCEGVIDIAKDADLFICETNLYNNEFGKVKGHLTAGEVGKIASMNNVKKLVLSHLPHYGNLDDLVKEAKEEFNGEVYKAYSGLSFEL, from the coding sequence ATGAGAATAATGGTAATAGGATATTGGGGAGCGTATCCAGAAAAAAATGAAGCTACAACAGGGTATCTTTTACAAAGTGGAGATCATAATATTTTAGTAGACTGTGGTTCAGGGATATTATCTAAGGTTCAAGAGTATATTCCTTTAAACAAAATTGATTCTGTAATACTTTCTCATTATCATGGAGATCATGCGGCAGATGTTATTCCTCTTCAATACGAAGTAGGAATTTCTAAAAAATTAGGTAAACGAAATAAACAAATTCAAATATATGGTCATAATTTAAGTTCACAATTTAATGAATTAACTTCAAAGGGAGTAAGTAATGGAAATAAAATCGATGACAATATTGAAGTTACAATAGGAAAATTAAAAGTTAATTTTAAATGGGTTAAACATCCTGTTCCAACCCTAGCAATGAGATTTGAGGAAGATGGGAAGGTGTTTGCATATAGTGGTGACACTGAATGGTGTGAAGGTGTTATTGATATAGCTAAAGATGCAGATCTTTTTATCTGTGAAACAAATCTTTATAACAATGAATTTGGAAAAGTAAAAGGGCATCTTACAGCTGGAGAAGTGGGCAAAATAGCCAGCATGAATAATGTTAAAAAATTAGTACTAAGCCATCTACCTCACTATGGAAATTTAGATGACTTAGTTAAAGAAGCAAAAGAAGAATTTAATGGAGAGGTTTATAAGGCGTACTCAGGATTAAGTTTTGAATTATAG
- a CDS encoding DUF1667 domain-containing protein translates to MNESKKIFTSIVRIKGSKHNVVPVKSSEPIENDLLIECSKALSRIHIGAPIKAGDIICRNILNTGVDIICTRSICE, encoded by the coding sequence ATGAATGAATCTAAAAAGATATTTACATCTATTGTAAGAATAAAAGGGTCAAAGCATAATGTGGTTCCAGTAAAAAGTAGTGAGCCAATAGAAAATGATTTATTAATAGAGTGTTCAAAGGCATTAAGTAGAATACATATAGGAGCTCCTATAAAGGCTGGAGACATCATATGTAGAAATATTTTAAATACTGGCGTAGATATAATTTGTACTAGGAGTATTTGTGAGTAA
- a CDS encoding NAD(P)/FAD-dependent oxidoreductase, with product MDYDVLILGGGLIGCAVAYELSKYSLNIALIEKDYDIADDVALVNSSVVFDGIQSHDNIMSNLEFMGMNMMEDLIQKFNIPYKEINSLIIAQNKEDEEEIDKIYERAKGRNVPNIYMIDGNEVKKLEPNLNIKATKAIQSKNTSVICPYDLGIAYGEVAFDNGVSFKLEEIVEDIKGTSKGFKVVTNKNKFTCKMVINTTPEDYNVDGFREKKVNQKGYLKYFLLENDSKSILNNIIFAKNENKELVYAYPTVQGNYITSVNTSNNITYGECYNAVGGLVKNIEPEDINTFYNSPFYDDPIIIDDSLVDKGYIKISGKNYAEVTMTASISKIICETVENNLKCKLKSNFNDKRREVYKFKDMTNEERNQLISVNKDYGKIICACNMVTEGEIVDAIRRPLGARTVEGIKRRTGAGAGTCKGSHCLNKIIAILARETNKNMTDIVKDSKNSRILLNRIKEFNDM from the coding sequence ATGGATTATGATGTACTTATATTAGGTGGGGGATTAATAGGATGTGCTGTTGCTTATGAACTTTCAAAATACAGCTTAAATATAGCACTTATTGAAAAAGATTATGATATAGCAGATGATGTGGCTTTAGTTAATTCATCAGTAGTATTTGATGGAATACAAAGTCATGATAATATAATGTCTAATCTAGAGTTTATGGGAATGAATATGATGGAAGATTTAATACAAAAATTTAATATTCCATATAAAGAAATAAATTCTTTAATAATTGCTCAAAATAAAGAAGATGAAGAGGAAATAGATAAAATATATGAAAGAGCAAAAGGAAGAAATGTACCTAATATTTATATGATAGATGGTAATGAAGTAAAAAAATTAGAGCCAAATTTAAATATAAAAGCAACAAAGGCTATACAGTCTAAAAATACTTCTGTAATATGTCCATATGATTTAGGTATTGCCTATGGGGAAGTAGCTTTTGATAATGGGGTTTCTTTTAAATTAGAAGAGATAGTAGAGGATATAAAGGGTACAAGTAAAGGATTTAAAGTAGTAACCAATAAAAATAAGTTTACTTGTAAGATGGTTATAAATACTACTCCAGAAGACTATAATGTAGATGGATTTAGAGAAAAAAAAGTTAACCAAAAAGGGTATTTGAAATATTTTTTACTAGAAAATGATTCAAAATCAATTCTAAATAATATTATATTTGCCAAAAATGAAAATAAAGAATTAGTATATGCGTATCCTACTGTTCAGGGAAATTACATAACATCAGTAAATACTAGTAATAATATAACTTATGGAGAATGTTATAATGCAGTGGGTGGCTTAGTAAAAAATATAGAGCCTGAAGATATTAATACTTTTTATAATTCGCCTTTTTACGATGATCCTATAATTATAGATGATAGTTTAGTTGATAAGGGTTATATTAAGATATCAGGGAAGAATTATGCGGAAGTTACTATGACTGCATCTATTTCTAAGATAATATGTGAAACTGTAGAAAATAATTTAAAATGTAAGTTAAAAAGCAATTTTAACGATAAAAGACGAGAAGTATATAAATTTAAAGATATGACAAATGAAGAAAGAAATCAATTAATAAGTGTGAATAAAGATTATGGTAAAATTATATGTGCCTGTAATATGGTTACTGAAGGTGAAATTGTAGATGCTATAAGGAGACCCCTTGGTGCTAGGACTGTTGAAGGAATAAAAAGAAGAACTGGTGCTGGAGCGGGTACTTGTAAGGGATCTCATTGTTTAAATAAGATAATAGCTATTTTGGCTAGAGAGACTAATAAGAACATGACAGATATAGTAAAGGATTCTAAAAATTCTAGGATATTATTAAATAGAATAAAAGAATTTAATGATATGTAA
- the serS gene encoding serine--tRNA ligase codes for MLDLKRIRNNPEEIKNIMQNRGEDFDNKLIDDVVSFDERRRQILVEVEKLKSKRNSESSQIGKLKKEGKDTSGVMAEMKKLSDEIKAFDVELNEVDEKIKYIMLRIPNIPNPNVPDGESDEDNVEIRKWGEATKFDFQSKAHWDIGVDLGILDFERGGKIAGSRFTIYKGLGARLERAIINYFLDMHTIDHGYTEILPPYMVNRESMTGTGQLPKFEEDAFKVENNGYFLIPTAEVPVTNMYRNEILNGEELPIKHAAYSACFRAEAGSAGRDTRGLVRQHQFNKVELVKFVKPEQSYDELEKLTNDAEDVLKGLGLPYRVVRICKGDLGFTAALKYDIEVWMPSYNRYVEISSCSNFEDFQARRANIRYKDNQKSKPEFIHTLNGSGVAIGRTVAAILENYQNEDGTVTIPEALRPYMRNLEFIK; via the coding sequence ATGTTAGATTTAAAAAGAATAAGAAATAATCCAGAAGAAATTAAAAATATTATGCAAAATAGGGGAGAAGATTTTGATAATAAATTAATAGATGATGTTGTTTCATTTGATGAAAGAAGAAGACAAATATTAGTTGAAGTTGAAAAGTTAAAAAGTAAGAGAAATAGTGAATCATCTCAAATAGGAAAATTAAAAAAAGAAGGCAAAGATACAAGTGGTGTAATGGCTGAAATGAAGAAGCTTTCTGATGAAATTAAAGCTTTTGATGTAGAATTAAACGAAGTAGATGAAAAAATTAAATATATAATGCTTAGAATTCCTAATATTCCAAATCCAAACGTACCAGATGGAGAAAGCGATGAAGATAATGTAGAAATTAGAAAATGGGGAGAAGCAACAAAATTTGATTTTCAATCTAAAGCTCATTGGGATATTGGGGTTGATCTTGGAATACTTGATTTTGAAAGAGGAGGAAAAATAGCTGGCTCAAGGTTTACTATATATAAAGGTTTAGGAGCTAGACTTGAAAGAGCAATTATAAATTACTTCTTAGATATGCATACGATAGATCACGGATATACAGAAATACTTCCACCATATATGGTAAATAGAGAAAGTATGACAGGAACAGGTCAACTTCCTAAATTTGAAGAAGATGCTTTCAAAGTAGAAAACAATGGATATTTTTTAATTCCTACAGCAGAAGTTCCTGTAACAAACATGTATAGAAATGAGATATTAAATGGAGAAGAGCTTCCAATAAAGCATGCAGCTTATAGTGCTTGTTTTAGAGCAGAAGCAGGATCAGCAGGAAGAGATACAAGAGGTCTTGTTCGTCAACATCAATTTAATAAAGTTGAACTTGTTAAGTTTGTTAAACCAGAACAATCATATGATGAATTAGAAAAACTAACAAATGATGCGGAAGATGTATTAAAAGGACTTGGATTACCTTATAGAGTAGTTAGAATATGCAAAGGTGATTTAGGATTTACGGCTGCACTTAAATACGATATAGAAGTTTGGATGCCAAGTTACAATAGATATGTAGAAATATCAAGTTGTAGTAATTTTGAAGATTTCCAAGCAAGACGTGCAAATATAAGATATAAGGATAATCAAAAGAGTAAACCAGAATTTATTCATACTTTAAATGGCTCTGGAGTAGCAATAGGAAGAACTGTAGCAGCAATACTTGAAAACTATCAAAATGAAGATGGAACAGTAACAATTCCAGAAGCTTTAAGACCATATATGAGAAATTTAGAATTCATAAAATAA